One genomic segment of Helicobacter enhydrae includes these proteins:
- the rpsM gene encoding 30S ribosomal protein S13: MARIAGVDLPKKKRVEYALTYIYGIGLKSSRDILNSVNISFDKRVNDLSEDEVSLIAKKIQESYMVEGDLRKKVTMDIKALMDLGNYRGLRHRKGLPVRGQTTKNNARTRKGKKKTVGSK; this comes from the coding sequence ATGGCTAGGATTGCTGGTGTAGATTTGCCAAAAAAGAAAAGAGTTGAGTATGCACTCACATACATTTATGGTATTGGACTTAAGAGTTCAAGGGATATCCTAAATTCCGTAAATATTTCTTTTGATAAGCGAGTTAATGATCTCAGCGAAGATGAAGTCTCTTTGATTGCCAAAAAGATTCAAGAGAGCTACATGGTTGAGGGTGATTTGCGTAAAAAAGTGACTATGGACATCAAGGCATTGATGGATTTAGGAAATTATAGAGGTCTGAGACACAGAAAAGGTCTTCCTGTTCGTGGACAAACAACAAAAAATAATGCCCGAACAAGAAAAGGCAAGAAGAAAACCGTAGGTAGCAAATAA
- the rplX gene encoding 50S ribosomal protein L24 has protein sequence MVKFKIKKGDTVKVIAGDDKGKSGKVLFVYPKTAQVVVEGCKMVKKAIKPTEENPKGGFVSKEAPMSISNVKKEEL, from the coding sequence GTGGTAAAGTTTAAAATTAAAAAGGGCGACACAGTCAAAGTGATCGCTGGTGATGATAAAGGAAAAAGCGGAAAGGTGCTATTTGTCTATCCCAAAACGGCACAAGTTGTTGTTGAGGGTTGCAAAATGGTCAAAAAAGCAATCAAGCCAACAGAGGAGAATCCCAAAGGTGGCTTTGTTTCAAAAGAAGCTCCAATGAGCATTTCAAATGTCAAGAAAGAGGAGCTCTAA
- the infA gene encoding translation initiation factor IF-1, which yields MAKDDVIEIDGKVIEVLPNATFRVELDNGHIVLCHIAGKMRMHYIKILLGDRVKIELTPYSLDKGRITFRYK from the coding sequence ATGGCAAAAGATGATGTCATTGAGATTGATGGGAAAGTGATTGAAGTGTTGCCAAATGCGACTTTTAGGGTAGAGCTTGATAATGGGCATATCGTTTTGTGTCATATTGCTGGAAAAATGAGAATGCACTATATCAAGATCCTTCTTGGCGATCGTGTCAAGATCGAGCTAACCCCTTATAGTTTGGATAAGGGACGCATCACTTTTAGATACAAATAA
- the rplR gene encoding 50S ribosomal protein L18: MTNKVLEQKKRLRLKRKMRVRGSIFGISSKPRVSIFRSNRYLYAQAIDDCNGTTLASVDGRKMGLGNNKENAKEVAKAFAETLKKNQISEVVFDRNGYLYHGVVSAFADSLRENGITL, from the coding sequence ATGACAAATAAAGTATTAGAGCAAAAGAAAAGATTGCGATTAAAGAGAAAAATGAGAGTGAGAGGTTCTATTTTTGGAATCTCCTCCAAACCAAGAGTGAGTATTTTTCGTTCCAATCGTTACTTGTATGCACAAGCGATTGATGATTGCAATGGCACAACGCTTGCAAGTGTAGATGGAAGAAAAATGGGATTAGGCAATAATAAAGAAAACGCCAAAGAGGTTGCAAAGGCATTTGCAGAAACTTTGAAGAAAAATCAGATTTCTGAAGTTGTTTTTGATCGTAATGGTTATCTTTATCACGGGGTTGTTTCTGCTTTTGCAGATTCTTTACGCGAAAATGGAATCACTCTATAA
- the secY gene encoding preprotein translocase subunit SecY: MNKKIVDKILITLLFLFLYRLLAYVPVPGVDIAEIKRFFDQNANNALGLFNMFSGNAVERLSIISLGVMPYITASIIMELLAATFPNIGKLKKERDGIQKYTQIIKYATIVITIIQSISVSFGLRSMGDGGVITIDMTSFVVISTFSMLAGTMLLLWIGEQITQRGVGNGVSLIIFAGIVSAIPSGIKALFELVNTGQLNWLSLLAILAVMLGTIFVILYMELSERRIPVSYARKVVMQNQNKRIMNYIPIKVNLSGVIPAIFASALLIFPATILQSSSNPYLLKIADWINPSGYLYNILMFLFVIFFAFFYASIVFNSKDIAENLKKQGGFIPGLRPGEGTTGFLNDVVSNLTFWGALYLALISTLPWIILKAMGLPFHFGGTAVLIVVQVAMDTMRKVEAQAYMDKYKMLSATGL; encoded by the coding sequence ATGAATAAAAAAATTGTCGATAAGATTCTCATCACTCTTTTATTCCTCTTTTTGTATCGCCTGCTGGCTTATGTTCCTGTGCCAGGGGTGGATATTGCAGAAATCAAACGATTTTTTGATCAAAATGCCAACAATGCACTCGGGCTTTTTAATATGTTTAGCGGAAATGCTGTGGAGCGTTTGAGTATCATTTCTTTGGGGGTTATGCCTTATATTACTGCTTCAATTATTATGGAACTTTTGGCTGCGACATTTCCAAATATTGGCAAACTCAAAAAAGAGAGAGACGGGATACAGAAATACACTCAAATCATCAAGTATGCAACGATAGTCATCACCATTATTCAATCCATCAGCGTTTCTTTTGGTTTGAGAAGTATGGGCGATGGGGGAGTGATTACCATCGATATGACAAGCTTTGTGGTCATATCAACATTTTCAATGCTTGCAGGCACAATGCTTTTGCTTTGGATTGGTGAGCAAATCACCCAAAGAGGTGTGGGGAATGGTGTGAGTTTGATTATTTTTGCGGGGATTGTATCGGCTATCCCATCAGGGATTAAGGCACTTTTTGAGCTTGTGAATACCGGACAGCTGAATTGGTTGAGCTTGTTGGCGATTTTGGCTGTGATGCTAGGGACTATTTTTGTGATTTTGTATATGGAGCTCTCAGAACGCAGGATCCCTGTGTCCTATGCGAGAAAGGTAGTCATGCAAAACCAAAACAAACGCATTATGAACTACATTCCTATTAAGGTTAATTTGAGTGGAGTGATTCCTGCGATTTTTGCTTCGGCTCTTTTGATTTTTCCCGCAACGATTTTGCAGAGTTCTAGCAATCCCTATTTGCTCAAAATTGCTGATTGGATTAATCCTAGTGGCTATCTCTACAACATTTTGATGTTTTTGTTTGTCATATTTTTTGCTTTTTTCTATGCTTCCATTGTTTTTAATTCCAAGGATATTGCAGAAAATCTCAAAAAACAAGGTGGGTTTATCCCGGGATTACGACCAGGTGAGGGGACAACTGGATTTTTGAATGATGTGGTGAGCAATCTGACTTTTTGGGGAGCGCTTTATTTGGCATTGATTTCTACTTTACCTTGGATTATTTTGAAAGCAATGGGTTTGCCATTTCATTTTGGCGGCACCGCTGTGTTGATTGTTGTTCAAGTGGCAATGGATACAATGAGAAAAGTAGAGGCACAAGCCTATATGGACAAATACAAAATGCTTAGTGCAACAGGTCTTTGA
- the rpmJ gene encoding 50S ribosomal protein L36 → MKVRPSVKKMCDKCKVIKRKGVIRVICSTPKHKQRQG, encoded by the coding sequence ATGAAAGTAAGACCATCGGTCAAAAAAATGTGTGATAAATGTAAAGTTATCAAGAGAAAAGGCGTGATCAGAGTAATCTGTTCAACTCCAAAACATAAACAAAGACAAGGATAA
- a CDS encoding DNA-directed RNA polymerase subunit alpha, whose product MKTIKTTPYVPTDISVEEVGTNHIRITAHPFETGYAITFAHPIRRLLMSSSLGFAPIGLQIEDVAHEFDSIRGIVEDVSQLVVNLKKIRFFIPNKEDSEPFKASYQFKGERILRAGDFAVEGMEVKNPDLYIATINEGAELNLTLLIQSGIGYVPSEDIREILPQGFIPLDAFFTPVKKVTYEIENVLVEDNPNYERIVFDIQTDGQIDPMQAFKNAILVMHSQMSVFGADLSLEAPNFSSKNNGEDSAELKTLMIKIDTLNLSARCFNCLDRAGICHIGELVIMEESALKGIKNLGKKSYDEITEKMAELGYPVGTKLADNTIALFEKKINKSKKD is encoded by the coding sequence ATGAAAACGATTAAAACTACCCCTTATGTCCCTACGGATATTTCTGTAGAGGAGGTTGGAACCAATCACATCAGAATCACTGCACATCCATTTGAAACAGGATATGCGATCACTTTTGCACATCCTATCAGACGCCTTTTGATGTCTAGTTCTTTGGGCTTTGCTCCCATTGGGCTTCAGATCGAGGATGTGGCACATGAGTTTGATTCGATTCGTGGAATTGTTGAAGATGTTTCACAGCTTGTTGTCAATCTCAAGAAAATCCGCTTTTTTATTCCCAACAAAGAGGATAGTGAGCCTTTCAAAGCAAGTTATCAGTTCAAGGGAGAGCGTATTTTGCGTGCTGGTGATTTTGCTGTCGAGGGAATGGAAGTCAAAAATCCAGATTTATACATCGCCACAATCAATGAAGGTGCAGAACTCAATCTCACTCTTTTGATTCAGAGTGGGATCGGATATGTTCCAAGTGAAGACATTCGCGAGATATTGCCTCAAGGTTTTATTCCACTTGATGCGTTTTTCACGCCTGTCAAAAAAGTAACTTATGAAATTGAAAATGTTTTGGTAGAGGACAATCCAAACTACGAGCGTATTGTGTTTGATATTCAGACAGATGGACAGATTGACCCAATGCAAGCTTTTAAAAATGCGATTTTGGTGATGCATTCTCAAATGTCTGTATTTGGTGCAGACTTGTCTTTGGAAGCTCCAAACTTCTCATCAAAAAATAATGGTGAAGATAGTGCAGAGCTCAAAACTTTGATGATTAAGATTGATACTTTGAATTTGAGTGCAAGATGCTTCAATTGCCTTGATCGTGCAGGAATTTGCCATATTGGTGAGCTTGTGATCATGGAAGAGAGTGCGTTGAAGGGTATTAAAAATCTAGGTAAAAAATCTTATGATGAGATCACTGAAAAAATGGCAGAGCTTGGGTATCCTGTAGGCACAAAGCTTGCAGACAATACTATTGCACTATTTGAAAAGAAAATCAATAAATCTAAAAAGGATTAA
- the rplO gene encoding 50S ribosomal protein L15, giving the protein MLEQIKPAKGSTKEIKRVGRGQGSGMGKTSTRGGKGQTARTGYKAKRGFEGGQQPLQRRLPKVGFNSRVEKPYVINTAKSDAVLALEEITLESLRAIYRFPLYVTKVKLIGEQASSLAFKIKDERVRVTKAQ; this is encoded by the coding sequence ATGTTAGAGCAAATTAAACCTGCAAAAGGAAGCACAAAAGAAATCAAGCGTGTAGGAAGAGGTCAAGGGAGCGGAATGGGGAAGACTTCTACGCGTGGCGGAAAAGGTCAAACTGCACGGACAGGTTATAAGGCAAAGCGAGGATTTGAAGGAGGACAACAACCACTTCAAAGAAGACTTCCTAAAGTTGGATTTAACTCAAGAGTTGAGAAGCCCTATGTGATCAATACCGCAAAAAGCGACGCAGTTTTGGCATTGGAAGAGATTACTTTGGAGAGCTTGAGAGCAATCTATAGATTCCCTCTTTATGTAACCAAAGTTAAATTGATTGGAGAACAAGCATCTTCTTTGGCTTTTAAGATTAAAGATGAGAGAGTAAGAGTAACTAAGGCACAATAA
- a CDS encoding type II secretion system F family protein, with product MKYLITLLTPQGTKQHTINAHSFDEAKLLTIKHFHIAPHSICIAPPQFPTPIPQQHIMLFFHQLFLMLQANLPLKDAIYTSITNCQNQRLAHTLNLIYNHLNNGLSLGESFEPFANIFGTLTTNLICIGAQSNRLVETLEMIVLYQQEQLHYRKNIKKAFRYPLFLILTIFFAFAILLELLIPQFIDIFSTNSIPVPLYTQILFDLHRTISQNFLWIIGGGVCVGSCVYLSFLRKGRSANFIYKILWHIPLIGGIMKQNTCYLFFLSLSLFYQAKIPINLALHNAIKLIPYPFVSHTLFQALQSLEDGNSLSHALQECKFFDPLLLSLVATSQNSGNLGEILELCAKEYKNQLQDNIQQNIAYLEPMLTIVLGGFVLFLALAILTPLQDLNQLISF from the coding sequence ATGAAATATCTCATCACGCTTTTAACACCACAAGGCACAAAACAGCACACCATCAATGCTCATTCCTTTGATGAAGCCAAACTGCTCACCATCAAACACTTCCACATTGCCCCCCATTCCATCTGCATTGCCCCACCACAATTCCCCACGCCAATTCCCCAACAACACATTATGCTGTTTTTCCACCAGCTTTTTTTGATGCTTCAAGCCAACTTGCCTCTCAAAGATGCGATTTATACAAGTATCACCAACTGCCAAAATCAACGCTTGGCACACACCCTAAACCTCATCTACAATCACCTCAACAATGGCTTGAGTTTGGGCGAGAGCTTTGAGCCATTTGCAAATATTTTTGGGACACTCACCACCAACCTCATCTGCATAGGTGCCCAAAGCAATCGCTTGGTCGAAACCCTTGAAATGATCGTCCTCTACCAACAAGAGCAACTTCATTATCGCAAAAACATCAAAAAAGCCTTCCGATACCCCCTCTTTTTGATCCTAACGATTTTCTTTGCTTTTGCTATTCTTTTGGAGCTACTTATCCCACAATTTATTGATATTTTTAGCACAAACTCCATTCCAGTCCCGCTATATACGCAGATTCTTTTTGATTTGCATCGCACTATCTCTCAAAACTTCTTGTGGATCATTGGCGGAGGGGTGTGTGTGGGATCGTGTGTCTATTTAAGTTTTTTACGCAAAGGCAGGAGTGCGAATTTTATTTATAAGATTCTGTGGCATATCCCATTGATTGGGGGAATCATGAAGCAAAACACTTGCTATCTATTTTTCCTTAGCTTATCGTTGTTTTATCAAGCAAAAATCCCCATCAATCTTGCCCTGCACAATGCAATCAAACTCATCCCCTATCCTTTTGTATCCCACACCCTCTTTCAAGCACTCCAATCCCTAGAAGATGGCAACTCATTGAGCCACGCACTCCAAGAATGCAAGTTTTTTGATCCTCTGCTGCTAAGTCTTGTTGCAACCAGTCAAAATAGTGGGAATCTTGGAGAGATTTTGGAGCTTTGTGCCAAAGAATACAAAAATCAACTACAAGACAATATCCAACAAAACATTGCTTATCTAGAGCCGATGCTTACGATTGTTTTGGGAGGTTTTGTATTGTTTTTGGCTTTGGCTATTCTCACGCCTTTGCAGGATTTGAATCAATTGATTAGTTTTTGA
- the rplE gene encoding 50S ribosomal protein L5, translating to MYGLRSLYQNEIKQKLVQELDIKNPMLTPKLEKIVISVGAGEYAKDMKIMQNIADTISIIAGQKAVITKAKKSVAGFKMREGMPMGVKVTLRGNMMYNFLEKLIVISLPRVKDFRGVSRNGFDGRGNYSFGLNEQLMFPEVVYDDIMVSHGMNITFITSTNSDKEAFKLLELLGMPFAKGK from the coding sequence ATGTATGGTTTGAGAAGTTTATATCAAAATGAAATTAAGCAAAAATTGGTGCAAGAATTGGATATCAAAAATCCTATGCTGACTCCAAAACTTGAAAAGATTGTGATTAGCGTGGGTGCAGGTGAGTATGCCAAAGATATGAAGATTATGCAAAATATTGCAGATACGATTTCAATCATCGCAGGGCAAAAAGCAGTGATCACAAAGGCAAAAAAATCCGTTGCTGGATTCAAGATGAGAGAGGGAATGCCTATGGGTGTCAAAGTAACCCTTAGAGGCAATATGATGTATAACTTTTTGGAAAAACTCATTGTGATCTCGCTTCCTAGAGTGAAAGACTTTAGAGGTGTGTCTCGCAATGGTTTTGATGGAAGAGGAAATTATAGTTTTGGTTTGAATGAGCAGTTGATGTTCCCTGAAGTTGTTTATGATGACATTATGGTAAGTCACGGAATGAATATCACTTTTATCACTTCAACAAATAGCGATAAGGAAGCATTCAAGTTGCTCGAGCTTCTTGGAATGCCTTTTGCAAAAGGAAAGTAA
- the map gene encoding type I methionyl aminopeptidase, which translates to MAIAIRKTSEIEKLSQSADIVAQALSKARHSASVGMSLLELDTLIEDSIRSCGAKPAFKGLYGFPNSACLSLNSVVIHGIPTDYKLQDGDILGIDVGAEKDGFFGDAAITIGIGKIAPKDHELIACSKNTLLEAIQEIRAGMHFKELSQMLEALIRGYGYVPLRDYCGHGIGRKPHEDPQIPNYLEYGSAKSGPKIQNGMVFCIEPMICQKSGEPVVLEDGWSVVSKDGLNTSHYEHMVAIIDGRAKILSEEK; encoded by the coding sequence ATGGCAATCGCGATCCGCAAAACATCTGAAATTGAGAAATTATCTCAATCTGCAGATATTGTTGCACAGGCGTTGAGCAAGGCGCGCCACTCTGCATCCGTGGGAATGAGTTTGCTTGAACTGGATACTTTGATTGAAGATAGCATTCGCTCCTGTGGTGCAAAACCCGCATTCAAAGGCTTGTATGGTTTTCCAAACTCTGCTTGTTTGTCTCTTAATTCCGTAGTGATACACGGGATCCCCACAGATTATAAATTGCAAGATGGAGATATTTTGGGGATTGATGTTGGGGCAGAAAAAGATGGCTTTTTTGGAGATGCAGCGATTACTATAGGGATAGGCAAAATCGCACCAAAAGATCACGAGCTGATCGCTTGTTCCAAAAACACACTTTTGGAAGCGATCCAAGAGATTAGAGCAGGAATGCATTTCAAAGAATTGAGCCAAATGCTAGAGGCGTTGATTAGGGGGTATGGCTATGTGCCATTACGCGATTATTGTGGGCATGGCATTGGTCGCAAACCACACGAAGATCCACAGATTCCAAATTATTTAGAGTATGGCAGTGCCAAATCTGGACCAAAGATTCAAAATGGAATGGTGTTTTGTATTGAGCCTATGATTTGTCAAAAAAGTGGAGAGCCGGTCGTGTTGGAAGATGGGTGGTCTGTGGTTTCAAAGGACGGGCTAAACACAAGCCATTATGAGCACATGGTTGCTATTATCGATGGCAGAGCAAAAATTTTATCAGAGGAGAAATGA
- the rpsD gene encoding 30S ribosomal protein S4, whose product MARYRGPVEKIERRFGVSLALKGERRLTGKSALDKRPYGPGQHGQRRGKISEYGLQLREKQKAKMMYGVSEKQFRSLFREANRIEGNTGANLVRLIEQRLDNVVYRMGFATTRRFARQLVTHGHILVNGKRLDIPSYMVQPGQKIEIKEKSKNNAQIVRALELSAQIATPEWIDVDKDKKFGIFTRYPNREEVVIPIEERLIVELYSK is encoded by the coding sequence ATGGCAAGATATAGAGGACCTGTTGAAAAAATTGAAAGAAGATTTGGCGTCTCTTTGGCATTGAAGGGTGAGCGTAGGCTTACGGGCAAAAGTGCTTTGGACAAGCGACCTTATGGACCAGGACAACACGGACAAAGACGCGGGAAGATTTCAGAGTATGGTTTGCAGTTGCGTGAGAAGCAAAAAGCCAAAATGATGTATGGTGTCAGTGAAAAGCAATTTAGAAGTTTGTTTAGAGAGGCTAATCGTATCGAGGGCAATACGGGAGCAAACCTTGTGCGCTTGATTGAGCAGCGTTTGGACAATGTGGTTTATCGTATGGGGTTTGCGACTACTAGACGCTTCGCACGCCAGCTTGTGACACACGGGCATATTTTGGTGAATGGCAAGCGTTTGGATATTCCATCTTATATGGTTCAGCCTGGACAAAAGATTGAAATCAAAGAAAAAAGTAAAAACAATGCACAAATCGTTCGTGCTTTGGAGCTTTCTGCACAAATCGCAACTCCTGAGTGGATTGATGTAGATAAAGACAAGAAGTTTGGAATCTTTACAAGATACCCAAATCGAGAAGAAGTCGTGATTCCAATTGAAGAGAGACTCATCGTTGAGTTGTATTCCAAATAA
- the rplF gene encoding 50S ribosomal protein L6: MSRVGKRPINIPSGVSVSVEGSKIIFKNSKISKELETFGRVVIENSNEALSFQPINGEAQSRAYWGTYRALANNIVIGLSQGFSKVLEINGVGYRASVSGKVLELALGFSHPVKYDIPEGVEMSVDKNTITIKGSDKQQIGQIAAEIREFRPPEPYKGKGIKYSDEVIIRKAGKTAKK, encoded by the coding sequence ATGTCAAGAGTTGGAAAACGACCTATCAACATTCCTTCAGGCGTGAGCGTGAGTGTTGAGGGAAGCAAAATTATTTTTAAAAATTCTAAAATTTCAAAAGAGCTTGAAACTTTTGGGCGTGTAGTGATTGAAAATTCAAACGAGGCTTTGAGTTTCCAGCCCATCAATGGAGAGGCACAATCTAGGGCTTATTGGGGGACTTATCGTGCTTTGGCTAACAATATCGTGATTGGGCTTAGTCAAGGCTTTTCAAAAGTGCTTGAAATCAATGGTGTGGGGTATAGAGCAAGTGTGTCAGGAAAAGTTTTGGAGCTTGCGTTGGGATTTTCACATCCTGTGAAGTATGACATTCCTGAAGGTGTGGAAATGAGTGTGGATAAAAACACGATTACCATCAAGGGAAGTGATAAGCAACAAATTGGACAAATTGCTGCTGAGATCCGTGAGTTTAGACCACCTGAGCCTTATAAGGGCAAAGGGATTAAGTATAGTGATGAAGTCATCATTAGAAAAGCTGGAAAAACTGCTAAGAAATAA
- the rplQ gene encoding 50S ribosomal protein L17, which translates to MRHKHGYRKLGRTSSHRKALLKNLAIALITHEKIETGVFKAKELQSYIEKLITTARVGDFNAHRAVFAYLQDKVATKKLVLDIAPRYAGRNGGYTKIHRTRIRRGDASMMALIELV; encoded by the coding sequence ATGAGACATAAGCACGGATATAGAAAACTTGGTAGAACTTCTTCTCACCGCAAGGCGTTGCTCAAAAATCTTGCAATCGCTTTGATCACGCATGAGAAGATTGAAACAGGAGTGTTCAAAGCAAAAGAATTGCAATCTTATATTGAAAAACTTATCACAACAGCAAGAGTGGGTGATTTTAATGCTCATCGTGCAGTTTTTGCATATTTGCAAGACAAGGTTGCAACAAAAAAACTTGTGCTTGACATTGCTCCACGCTATGCTGGGCGTAATGGGGGATATACAAAAATTCATCGCACAAGAATCAGACGCGGTGATGCTTCCATGATGGCACTGATCGAATTGGTGTAA
- the rpsK gene encoding 30S ribosomal protein S11, producing the protein MAKRTIKKKVVKKNIARGIVYISATFNNTNITVTDEVGNVICWATAGGLGFKGSKKSTPYAAQQAVESAMSKAKEHGIKEVGIKVQGPGSGRETAVKSVGAIEGIKVLWFKDITPLPHNGCRPPKRRRV; encoded by the coding sequence ATGGCAAAAAGAACGATAAAGAAAAAAGTTGTCAAAAAAAATATCGCTAGGGGTATTGTGTATATTTCTGCGACATTCAATAACACAAACATCACAGTGACAGATGAAGTGGGCAATGTCATTTGTTGGGCTACTGCGGGAGGCTTGGGCTTCAAAGGTTCCAAAAAATCAACGCCTTATGCGGCACAACAAGCAGTTGAGAGTGCAATGAGTAAGGCAAAAGAACATGGAATCAAAGAAGTCGGGATCAAGGTGCAAGGACCCGGAAGTGGTCGTGAGACTGCAGTCAAGAGCGTGGGAGCAATCGAGGGAATCAAGGTATTGTGGTTCAAAGACATTACGCCTCTTCCACACAATGGTTGCAGACCTCCAAAAAGAAGAAGAGTGTAA
- the rpsH gene encoding 30S ribosomal protein S8, with translation MVNDIIADSLTRIRNASMRRLEHTTLYYAKIVVSILEVFKAKGFIKDYRVNDKEGKQSISVQLAYDERGYSVISEVKRISKPGRRVYKSRNELKRFKNGYGTIVVSTSKGVIANEDAYKANVGGEALCSIW, from the coding sequence ATGGTCAATGATATTATTGCAGATTCTCTGACAAGGATTCGAAATGCTTCAATGAGACGATTGGAGCATACAACTTTATATTATGCAAAGATTGTAGTTTCAATTTTGGAAGTTTTCAAAGCAAAAGGTTTCATTAAAGATTATAGAGTGAATGACAAAGAAGGAAAGCAAAGCATCAGTGTGCAGCTTGCTTATGATGAGCGAGGCTATAGTGTCATTAGTGAAGTGAAGCGTATCAGCAAACCGGGTCGTCGCGTCTATAAAAGTCGCAATGAGCTTAAGCGTTTCAAAAATGGTTATGGAACGATTGTGGTTAGCACTTCCAAAGGTGTGATTGCAAATGAAGATGCTTACAAAGCCAATGTTGGTGGCGAAGCCCTTTGCAGTATTTGGTAA
- the rpsE gene encoding 30S ribosomal protein S5, translating to MEINREEFSEVVVNIGRVTKVVKGGRRFRFNALVVVGNKNGLVGFGLGKAKEVPDAIKKAIDDAFKNIIQVNVKGTTIAHDIEHKYNASKILLKPASEGTGVIAGGSARPVIELAGIKDILTKSLGSNNPYNVVRATIDALAKIKA from the coding sequence ATGGAAATTAATCGAGAAGAATTTAGTGAAGTTGTTGTAAATATTGGAAGAGTTACCAAAGTTGTGAAAGGTGGGCGTAGATTTCGTTTCAATGCTCTTGTTGTGGTTGGCAATAAAAATGGACTTGTAGGCTTTGGTTTGGGCAAAGCAAAAGAAGTGCCTGATGCGATCAAAAAAGCGATTGATGATGCTTTTAAAAACATCATTCAAGTCAATGTTAAAGGCACAACAATCGCTCATGATATTGAGCACAAATACAATGCAAGTAAGATTTTGTTGAAACCTGCAAGCGAGGGAACCGGAGTCATTGCCGGTGGTTCTGCGCGCCCAGTGATAGAACTTGCAGGAATCAAAGATATTTTGACAAAATCTTTGGGATCAAACAATCCTTACAATGTTGTTAGAGCGACTATTGATGCTTTGGCAAAGATTAAAGCCTAA
- a CDS encoding type Z 30S ribosomal protein S14, whose amino-acid sequence MAKKSMIAKAGRKAKFSARAYTRCQVCGRPHSVYRDFGLCRVCLRKMGNEGLIPGLRKASW is encoded by the coding sequence ATGGCAAAAAAATCAATGATCGCAAAAGCGGGAAGAAAAGCAAAATTTAGCGCAAGAGCATACACACGATGTCAAGTTTGTGGCAGACCTCATTCGGTTTATCGAGATTTTGGATTGTGCAGAGTGTGCTTGAGAAAAATGGGCAACGAAGGGCTGATCCCAGGTCTTCGTAAGGCAAGTTGGTAA